Within Cellulophaga sp. L1A9, the genomic segment TCCTAACGCAGAAGGAAAAAGAACTACACCGTCAGTTATCGCATTTGTAGAAGGTGGAGAGATTAAAGTAGGAGATCCTGCAAAAAGACAAGCAGTTACAAACCCAACTAAAACGATTTATTCTATTAAGCGTTTTATGGGGAACAAGTTCTCTGAATCTAGCGCAGAAGCTAAAAGAGTACCTTATAAGGTAGTAAAAGGAGATAATGATACTCCAAGAGTAGATATTGATGGTCGTTTATATACGCCACAAGAATTATCTGCAATGATTCTTCAGAAAATGAAGAAAACTGCAGAAGACTATTTAGGTCAAACGGTAACAAGAGCGGTAATTACTGTTCCTGCTTACTTTAATGATGCTCAAAGACAAGCAACAAAAGAAGCTGGTGAAATTGCTGGTTTAACTGTAGAACGTATTATCAACGAACCAACTGCTGCATCTTTAGCATATGGTATGGATAAGAAAGATACAGATCAAAAAATTGTTGTTTTTGATTTTGGTGGTGGTACGCATGATGTTTCTATCCTTGAATTAGGAGATGGCGTTTTTGAAGTATTGGCTACAGATGGTGATACACACTTAGGTGGTGATGATGTTGATCAAAAAATTATTGATTGGTTAGCTGATGAATTCAAAAGTGAAGAAAATATAGATTTACGTGATGATGCAATGGCTTTACAACGTTTACGTGAGGCTGCTGAAAAAGCGAAAATTGAATTATCTTCTTCTGCTTCAACAGAAATTAACTTACCATATGTAACGGCTACTGCTAGTGGACCTAAGCATTTAGTTCGTACATTGACTTTGGCTAAATTTAATCAATTGATTGACGATTTAGTAAAAAGAACTATCGAGCCTTGTGCTACAGCATTGAAAAGTGCAGGATTATCTAAAAGTGATATCGATGAAATTATCTTAGTAGGTGGTTCTACAAGAATCCCTGCGGTTGTTGAAGCTGTTGAGAAATTCTTCGGTAAAAAACCATCAAAAGGAGTTAACCCTGATGAAGTTGTAGCGGTAGGTGCTGCAATCCAAGGTGGTGTGTTAACTGGTGATGTTAAAGATGTATTGTTATTAGATGTTACTCCATTATCATTAGGTATTGAAACTATGGGTGGTGTAATGACTAAGCTGATAGAATCGAATACAACGATTCCTACTAAGAAATCTCAAGTATTCTCTACAGCAGCAGACAATCAACCATCAGTAGAAATTCACGTTTTACAAGGTGAAAGACCTATGGCGGCAGATAACAAAAACATCGGACGTTTCCATTTAGATGGTATTCCACCAGCACAAAGAGGAACACCTCAAATTGAAGTAACTTTTGATATTGATGCGAACGGTATTATTAAAGTATCAGCAACAGATAAAGCGACTAACAAAACTCAGGATATTAGAATTGAAGCTTCTTCAGGTTTAACAGAAGAAGAAATCAAGAAAATGAAAGCAGAAGCGGAAGCTAATGCGGAGTCTGATAAAAAAGCGAAAGAAACTGCTGATAAATTAAACGAAGCTGATGGAATGATCTTCCAAACAGAAAAGCAGTTAACTGAATTTGGTGATAAATTATCTGATGATAAGAAAAAACCAGTTGAAGATGCTTTAGCGGAATTAAAAGCAGCATACGAGTCTAAAGACATCGCTGTAATTACTCCTGCTTTAGATAAGATTAACGAAGCTTGGAAAGTTGCCTCTGAAGAAATGTACAAAGCGCAAGCTGAAGGACAAGAAGGAGCTGCTCCAGGACCAGATGCTGCTGCAGGTGCAGAATCAGCTGAAGGTGATAACGTAGAAGACGTAGACTTCGAAGAAGTTAAGTAAGCAGTGAGCCATTTTCGTTGCAAACGAAAAAGTGTAAATAGCTTATCCCGATGCAAGTCGGGAGCTTTTTAAGAAACATTATAAGAAGAAAACTCCAACTGTACTAGTTGGAGTTTTTTTTCGTTGTAATTTCTAGCAACCGGGTTTAAAATTAAAGAGCACCCCTCTTCTGTTATTTATTGTCATTACAGTTCATAATTTAAGAATTATCACAATAAATTAATATTCTCTAAATGCTTTTCATAGAATAACTACTAAATTTGTATTATGATAAAAAACTACCCTTTAAAAATGTTGAGAACTTTTCTGGTGCCAACTTTTATGTTTGTTGCTTTGACTGCAAGCGCACAAAAGGCAAAAATTTTTACGATTGCTGATTTTGATTTGTCAGGAAAAGTGAAGACCTGTTTGGTTATTACGGATTATGGAAAGGAAGAATTCAACTTTAACGAAAAGGGAGTACTTACAAAACTTACTACACGATATAATGACGCCGATTATGATATTACCTACTACCGATTCGTAGATGGGGAAATAAGTGAAAAGCGTGTAGAAAACTATCGTGATGGTGCTTTTGATAAAAGCACGTCCATTGCTAATATTTATAGTAGCGATACTATTCCTTCGGGTAAAAAAATCACCGAAAAAATAATTTCGTATACCAAAGAGTTTTTAGATCAATATGAGTATTTCTACGATGCAGAAGATAAGCTGGTAGAAATTAAGCGGAACAATGATAACGGTATTGAGAGTACAATGGTGGCTTATTCTACAGATAAAGGAGAAGCAACAACTACCTATACAATAAATAATGAAGTACAAAAAACAGTGCGAGTATCAGAGCGTAAGACAAAAACGAAAGGTGTACAGCGTATTGAGTTAACAAAAGAATTTTTAGAAGGCAAGCCTTCAAAAGCTCTGGAGCAAATTTTTAATCAGAATGATAAATTAATTTCTGAGAACTTTTTTGATTTCGATACGAGTACAAATGCTTTCTTCTCAAAAGAATTAAAAACCTATAGCTATAATGCGCTAGGTATGCTTACCGAAGTAAAAACGCAGCATGGTAAATTAGTAGGTGTAAAAGAATATATTTATCAGTATGATCATGGTGAAAAGGGCAATTGGGTCAAACAAATCATAACCCCAGACAATACATTTATCAGCCGTAAAATTAAATACTACGAGGTTGCTGCAACTGAAGAGTAATTTTTTTTAATATTTTTTTCTTATCATTAATAAATTATACGAAAACTAATATAATAAGTATCTTATTTAACGCGATGAAACGATTACGGAATACTGGAATTTACTACCTGATCTTCGGTATTTTATTGGCTGTCAGTTATGTTTTTAGCAATTTATGGCCAATTAGTATTTTAGGCGTATTGCTTTTGTTAATTTTTTTAGTGTTAAAATATTTCTTTAAAGAAGCATCCTTCATTTTTTCTTGGAATAAGAGAGCACTACAATTATTAGATGTTTTACTCATAGCGCTACCCTTCATATATGTGGCATTAATTTCTTGGTATGTTTGGAGGCCTTATAGGCAAACTATTATTTTACCTAATACTTACCAAGGTATTGTTGCTGTAAAATACAATGAAGCTAATGGTCAAGATGAAATCTGGACCAGTTCATTTTTTGGTTTATGTGGTTCTAGATTGATAAAAGTTGATACTTCTGGTATTGCAAGAACTTCTTCTACCTTTCATAACAATTCAGTTCCGCTTCTTGGATTTAGGCAGATGAATCATAATCGAGGGGGATTAAAAATTTATTATGAAAATAATGTTGACGATGAAATAGTAGAAGGATTTGATGGTACTTGGTCTGTTGATGATAACGAGGAGGAAAATAAAATACAAATCTATCTTACAGGGTATAACTATTATCCTTTGATGATTTTTGTAGTAGTACAGCCCGAAGATTATTTCGATTATTTTATGACGGAGAAAGAAATAGAAATTTGGATAGGAGAGCAAAAAAAGGAGCATCCTAATTCTTATATTGAACAGCCAACCCATAAATTAAATGCAAAAAGCATTGAGTTTTTAAGAGATAATAAAATTTTATAAAAAGCTATGCCTCCATGAACTATCAAATTTCAGTGTTTCATTCCAAACTCATTAGGTAAACCTATTTTCGATTATTTCAAAAATCAAAAGCATTTTAATAAAATTAATTTTAACAGGAACCAAGCCTAGTTCTTCCATTACTTTGTGATAAATAGGTGTTAATTATTTTTATGGCAATCAAAAAACTAGAAGGGATATACCAAATTATAGGTTTTAATCAAGACAGAGACCAATCTGGTTATACCGGTTATTTACGATTAATTGTAACGAGTGAAAATCGTGTAGATGCTATTTGGACGATAGGAGGTGAGCAAACACAAACGGGAAAAGGATTCTTTAAGGATGACGTTTTAGTCATTAACTTTTCCTATCGTGGAGAATTAAAAAACAGACCTAAAACCTTTAAGGGGGTTGTGGTGTACAAGATTATAAATGAAAATGTCTTAGACGGATTCTGGTCAGAGAAATTTGGTGATGATGACTATTTAGGTTTTGAAGAAGGAAGAAAGCTATCTGTTGATGAAGTCTCAAAACTAAAATTATAAGGGTTCCAATAAGGTTTGCTAGATTACTCGAACTGATAGTATACTTTAATTGCAACTTGATTCTTGTTCTTGATTCCTAGATTTTATTATTTAACTTTTGTTTTTAAAGCGAGTTTTTCAAATTATTATCAATCCATTCCTCCTTTAGGAGTCCGTAACAGCACGTGTTGCGTTTAAATCCATCTAATAAGTATACATTTTTACGTAAGACGCCTTCTAAAATACAGCCTAATTTTTCTACCGCTTTACGGGAGGCAACGTTGCGCTCGTCTATTCTAAATTCGATCTTTTCCATATCTAGTTCTGTGAACGCATACTGGAGCATTAAGGCTTTTATTTGTGTGTTTAATCCAGTACCCTGAAATTCTCGGCCTATCCATGTAGATCCAATCTCTAGCGTTTTGTTTTTCCAATTGATGTTCATAAAACGAGTACTGCCGGCATAGCTGCTTATTCTTTTGTCGTAAACAATAAACGGAATACTAGTTTTGGCCTCCTGTTGCTTTAAAGCAATCTTCACATAGTTTTCTAACTCATCATGTTTTTCAATCGCAGATGGAGAATACTGTACTAATTTAGGCTGTTCGGCAATTGGGTAGAGGTATTCAAAATTTTCCAAGCTCAGTGGTGTGAGTTTTACAACATCGTTTTCTAGTGTAATGGCTTTGGTTTTCATTTAGACTAAATTATTAATAATTTCTTTTCTCACTTCATGTCCGCCTTCAAAAGTGGTGATTTCTGCTTTATTATTAAATAAAGTCGCTATTTTTTTGGACTCAGATTTCATACGCTCCTCATTTAAGTATTCGTCATTAGTACCAACAATAATTTTTACTTGCGTGTGTTGCTCTTCTAAAAATTTAAATTCTTCAGGAGTCATCTCATTCGGTATTCCTCCGGCATAAAGTACGAGCTGATTACATTTTACGCGATTCAAGACAGTCCACCTAGAAGCAATAGAAACCCCTTGGGAGAAGCCGAAAACAATAAGGTTGGTGTTTTCTGGCAATTGTTCCGCAGCAAAAACAGCATCTAAATAGCTAGAAACATTTTCCATTTCTAATGCCGTATTTTCTTTCGTGAGCCAACTTGCCCCTACATGCACATACTTTCCGTTTAAATAATATTTAGAAGGTGCTTGTGGAGCGATGATATAATTTTCATCTGGATTCAAGGCATTAAAATACCTGAGGAAGTACCTACTCAAATAGCCGATCCCGTGAAAAACAATCCAAACATTTTTTGTTTTTGCCGTAAGCGTATTTAGGGTTTCGTAGGTATTTCTAGTGGTATATGAAACTTGTTTTTCTGTTGTATTCATTTGAGTTTTTTCAGGAATTGCAGTTCAGTCATGAAATTTAATAAGAATATTCAAATTGTGCTTCTAATCATTGCTTTTGTTGTTCTAGGAATCGTTAATTTTACATAAAATGAGTTCATGGAAGATTATAAAGAGAAAATACTAAAGATTTGCAATGATACCTGTAAGGGTACTTTGATGGAAACTTTAGATATTACTTATGTTGATGTTGGAGAAAATTATTTGGTAGGTAAAATGCCGGTGACATCAAAAGTTTTTCAGCCTGATGGTGTTTTACATGGAGGGGCCATGGTAGCTCTTGCGGAAAGCGTAGGTAGTGCAGCATCTTATATTTTCTTAAATGCACAAGAAGTTACGGTTCGTGGATTGGAAATTTCAGCAAATCATGTAAAAAGTATTCGCGAAGGTTTCGTATATGCAAAAGCAATAGTTATTCATAAGGGGCGAACCACTCAAGTCTGGGATATTAAACTTACCGATGCGAATGACAATTTAATTTCTATTTGTAAACTTACGACCATATCATTACCTAAAAAGTAATATGTTGCACGATTTTTTTTCTAAAGCAAAAAACCATTTTAAGGCTTCAAAACCATTTGTTTTGTATCGGAAACCTTCAGAAACTACCGTTAATGGCTTGTTTCAAAACGATGATGAACTTCATTATGTAGAAGACTTCTCGAAAAGCGGTTTTGTTTTTGCTCCGTTTAATGCAGATGATAAGATTATTTTATTACAGCCAGATGAAAAACATGTGGTCGAATATACAGCTTCGGAAAGCACCAAGGAACTTGCTAGTATACCTTTGGAGGCAGATGATGATCAGAAAGAATTCCATATCAATTTAGTGCGAAAAGGTATTGAATTGATTGAAAAGGATGAATTAAAAAAAGTGGTGCTTTCTAGAAAATTGGAAGTAGTAACAAATAAGTCGGCCTTTACGTTATTTGAAGCTTTACTCGCCAATTATTCAAATGCATTTTGTTACCTCTGGTACCACCCTAGAATAGGTTTGTGGTTGGGAGCAACTCCTGAAATTTTGCTCAGAACAGAAAATAAACAACTCAAGACCATGTCTCTCGCTGGGACCAAAAAAGTAGAAGAAGGGAAAGCTCCCGTTTGGGAAAAAAAAGAATTAGAGGAACAGAAATTAGTTACGGATTATATCGCATCAGCCTTAGAATTTAGTGTAGCTAATTTAACTATTTCGGAAACGGAATCTTTAAAAGCTGGGAGTTTATGGCATTTAAGAACATCAGTTTCAGGAAGATTATCTGCCTATAATTTAAAAGAAATTATTACCGCGTTACACCCTACGCCAGCGGTGTGTGGATTACCGAAAATACAAGCGAAAGCTTTTATTTTAGCACATGAAAATTATGATAGAGAATACTACACCGGTTTTTTAGGCGAGCTTAATTTTAAAGAAGAGAATTTTCGATCTGGCAATAGGCGTAATAGAGAAAATCAGGCTTATAGAACGGTTAAAAATACCACATCGCTTTACGTAAACCTTAGATGCATGCAATTAAAAGATAAAAAGGCATTGGTATATGTAGGAGGCGGAATTACACAGGAATCGGATCCCGAAAAAGAATGGGAAGAAACGGTAGCAAAAAGTAATACAATGCTTAAAGTTGTGTTGTAATTTTGTTCCAATAAAACAATTACATTGAAATACTCTACAATACCCTCTGCACAAACGGTCGCTCATTATTGCAAAATATATGGCATAAAAGATATTGTTATCTCTCCAGGTTCGCGAAATGCGCCATTAACCATAACTTTTACAGAAGATGAATACTTCAATTGTTTCAGTGTTGTAGATGAACGTTGCGCTGCTTTTTTCGCATTGGGTATGGCGCAGCAACAACAGAAACCTGTTGCGGTGCTGTGTACTTCGGGGAGCGCGCTTTTAAATTATTATCCGGCTATTTCAGAAGCTTTCTATAGCGATATTCCACTAGTGGTAATATCAGCTGATAGACCGTCTTATAAGATAGATATTGGAGACGGACAAACTATACGTCAAGATCACGTGTTTGATCGTCACATTGGGTATTCGGCGAACTTAAAGTTAGATGTAAGTCACGCTACAGAAACGATAAAAAAACAGGGGAAAGGCTTGCTTAGTTTAAGTATGTCAGTAGAAAAGCAACAAGCGCAAATAGAAGCGTATAACGATAAAGAGTTAGGACAGGCATTTCAATTAGCCATTGAGACCATGTCTCCGGTACATATAAATGTGCCATTTGAAGAGCCTTTATACAATACCACTACGACACCTAATCACCAGCCCGCTTTAGTGTATCAGAAGCCTGTACTTGAGGCGGTAGAAGATTTGTCTGCTTTTGCAGCCACTTGGAACAACGCAAAACGTAAATTAGTTTTGGTAGGAGTAGAGTATCCTAATGCGGTAGCTCAAGAATACCTTGATGTTTTAGCGAATGATGCATCGGTTATTGTACTGACAGAAACAACATCAAACTTACATCATCCTAATTTTTTTAAGAGTATCGATAGTCTTATTGCTCCTATAGAAAAATCGGCCAATAGTGATGAGCTATTCAAAAAATTACAACCCGATCTAATTCTTACCTTCGGCGGACTCATAGTATCTAAGAAAATAAAGAGTTTCTTGCGCAAGTATAAAGCAGCACAGCATTGGCATATTGATGCGAAGAAAGCATACGACACTTTTTTTTCTATTACACATCATTTTGAAACATCAGAAAATACTTTTTTTAAGTCTTTTCTGCCGAAAGTAAAACCTATTGACAGTGACTATTATTCCTATTGGGCTGCAGTGAAAAAAAAGTATGAGGCCAAACGAAATCAATATCTAAAGGAAATTCCATTTTCAGATATGTTAGCTTTCTCAAAAGTTGCAAATTCGATTCCAGAAAACTACCAGTTACATTTAGCAAATAGTTCTACGGTGCGTTATGCACAATTATTTACCATAGCTCCAAGTATCACTGTTTTTTGCAATCGTGGTACTAGTGGTATAGATGGGTCTACGTCTACAGCTGTAGGAGCTGCAGTTTATAATCAAAAACCGACTTTGTTAATTACAGGGGATCTTAGTTTTTTATACGATAGTAATGGTTTGTGGAATAAAAATATACGTTCAGATTTTAGAATTATTGTTCTTAATAATGACGGTGGCGGAATCTTTAGGATTTTACCTGGTCAAGAAGAAACTGAGAATTTTGAAACCTTTTTTGAGACCACTCATGCAATAGATTTAGCAAAATTGTGCAGTAGTTATGATATTTCACATGAAGCGGTAGAAAATGAGAAAAACTTAGAAAAAGCCCTGATTAATTTTTATAAAAGCAGTAAAATACCTAAATTGTTAGAGATAAAAACTCCCAGATTTATTAATAATAAAATTTTGCTTAGTTATTTTGATTTTATATCTTAGGCAAACATTAATATTCTTAAATAAAAGAACACTAACAATTATGAGTAAAAGAGACGAATTAATCGTAAAGTATGCAGCGGACATTAAAGATAAATTTGGTGAAGCGCCTGACATGGATTTATTAACAAAAGTTGCTATAGGATTAGGTCCAGCAATATACAATGCAGATGCTTCTAAAGTTTCTGGAGGTGACCAAAAAGAAAAAGATACGGTTAAGAATAACTTCTTAATTAAAAAATTAGGAATGACAGAAAATGCTGATATGATGCCAGCAATTGAAAGTGTTTTAGAAAAGTATGGTTCTTCTAACCGTAACAAGCACAGAGCTGTTGTTTATTATATGCTAGCAAAACATTTTAAAAAACAAGCTGTTTATAACAAATAAACCAAGCGATACTATTAAGAGCCGTTTCATAAAAATGAAACGGCTTTTTTGTTTCTACGAATCAACGAATTTTTTTATAAAATTTATCTTATAAAACGTACTTTTGCAACATGATAGAATTAGGTAATTACAACACATTAGAAATTTTAAGAGATACCAGTGTTGGACTTTTTTTAGGTGACGAAGAAGGTAATGATGTTTTGTTGCCAAATAAATACGTTCCAGAAATTTACGAAATAGGGGATAAGCTTACTGTTTTCTGCTATTTAGATTTTGATGAACGCCCAGTAGTGACCTCTTTAACGCCTTATATATTTAGAGATACTTTTAGACTTTTAAAGGTTGTAGAAGTAAATAATATTGGTGCATTTTTAGATTGGGGTCTAGAAAAGCATCTTTTGGTTCCGTTTAGAGAACAACGCGAACGTATGCAAGAAGGACAATGGTATGTTATTTACTGTTACCTTGATGAAAAATCATTCCGATTAGTAGGGTCAAATAAAATCGATAAATTCTTAGACAATGAAGAATTAACGGTAGAAGTGAATGAAGAAGTAGATTTGGTGGTTACGAGACAGAACGACTTAGGATGGGATGTTATCATCAATGATAAACATAAAGGACTTGTTTATACCGATCAAGTTTTTAAGAAGATAGCGGTCGGTGATACGCTTAAGGGGTATATAAAGCATATTAGACCTGATCA encodes:
- the dnaK gene encoding molecular chaperone DnaK, whose product is MSKIIGIDLGTTNSCVSVMEGNEAVVIPNAEGKRTTPSVIAFVEGGEIKVGDPAKRQAVTNPTKTIYSIKRFMGNKFSESSAEAKRVPYKVVKGDNDTPRVDIDGRLYTPQELSAMILQKMKKTAEDYLGQTVTRAVITVPAYFNDAQRQATKEAGEIAGLTVERIINEPTAASLAYGMDKKDTDQKIVVFDFGGGTHDVSILELGDGVFEVLATDGDTHLGGDDVDQKIIDWLADEFKSEENIDLRDDAMALQRLREAAEKAKIELSSSASTEINLPYVTATASGPKHLVRTLTLAKFNQLIDDLVKRTIEPCATALKSAGLSKSDIDEIILVGGSTRIPAVVEAVEKFFGKKPSKGVNPDEVVAVGAAIQGGVLTGDVKDVLLLDVTPLSLGIETMGGVMTKLIESNTTIPTKKSQVFSTAADNQPSVEIHVLQGERPMAADNKNIGRFHLDGIPPAQRGTPQIEVTFDIDANGIIKVSATDKATNKTQDIRIEASSGLTEEEIKKMKAEAEANAESDKKAKETADKLNEADGMIFQTEKQLTEFGDKLSDDKKKPVEDALAELKAAYESKDIAVITPALDKINEAWKVASEEMYKAQAEGQEGAAPGPDAAAGAESAEGDNVEDVDFEEVK
- a CDS encoding GNAT family N-acetyltransferase → MKTKAITLENDVVKLTPLSLENFEYLYPIAEQPKLVQYSPSAIEKHDELENYVKIALKQQEAKTSIPFIVYDKRISSYAGSTRFMNINWKNKTLEIGSTWIGREFQGTGLNTQIKALMLQYAFTELDMEKIEFRIDERNVASRKAVEKLGCILEGVLRKNVYLLDGFKRNTCCYGLLKEEWIDNNLKNSL
- a CDS encoding alpha/beta hydrolase yields the protein MNTTEKQVSYTTRNTYETLNTLTAKTKNVWIVFHGIGYLSRYFLRYFNALNPDENYIIAPQAPSKYYLNGKYVHVGASWLTKENTALEMENVSSYLDAVFAAEQLPENTNLIVFGFSQGVSIASRWTVLNRVKCNQLVLYAGGIPNEMTPEEFKFLEEQHTQVKIIVGTNDEYLNEERMKSESKKIATLFNNKAEITTFEGGHEVRKEIINNLV
- a CDS encoding PaaI family thioesterase; the protein is MEDYKEKILKICNDTCKGTLMETLDITYVDVGENYLVGKMPVTSKVFQPDGVLHGGAMVALAESVGSAASYIFLNAQEVTVRGLEISANHVKSIREGFVYAKAIVIHKGRTTQVWDIKLTDANDNLISICKLTTISLPKK
- a CDS encoding chorismate-binding protein; protein product: MLHDFFSKAKNHFKASKPFVLYRKPSETTVNGLFQNDDELHYVEDFSKSGFVFAPFNADDKIILLQPDEKHVVEYTASESTKELASIPLEADDDQKEFHINLVRKGIELIEKDELKKVVLSRKLEVVTNKSAFTLFEALLANYSNAFCYLWYHPRIGLWLGATPEILLRTENKQLKTMSLAGTKKVEEGKAPVWEKKELEEQKLVTDYIASALEFSVANLTISETESLKAGSLWHLRTSVSGRLSAYNLKEIITALHPTPAVCGLPKIQAKAFILAHENYDREYYTGFLGELNFKEENFRSGNRRNRENQAYRTVKNTTSLYVNLRCMQLKDKKALVYVGGGITQESDPEKEWEETVAKSNTMLKVVL
- the menD gene encoding 2-succinyl-5-enolpyruvyl-6-hydroxy-3-cyclohexene-1-carboxylate synthase, which gives rise to MKYSTIPSAQTVAHYCKIYGIKDIVISPGSRNAPLTITFTEDEYFNCFSVVDERCAAFFALGMAQQQQKPVAVLCTSGSALLNYYPAISEAFYSDIPLVVISADRPSYKIDIGDGQTIRQDHVFDRHIGYSANLKLDVSHATETIKKQGKGLLSLSMSVEKQQAQIEAYNDKELGQAFQLAIETMSPVHINVPFEEPLYNTTTTPNHQPALVYQKPVLEAVEDLSAFAATWNNAKRKLVLVGVEYPNAVAQEYLDVLANDASVIVLTETTSNLHHPNFFKSIDSLIAPIEKSANSDELFKKLQPDLILTFGGLIVSKKIKSFLRKYKAAQHWHIDAKKAYDTFFSITHHFETSENTFFKSFLPKVKPIDSDYYSYWAAVKKKYEAKRNQYLKEIPFSDMLAFSKVANSIPENYQLHLANSSTVRYAQLFTIAPSITVFCNRGTSGIDGSTSTAVGAAVYNQKPTLLITGDLSFLYDSNGLWNKNIRSDFRIIVLNNDGGGIFRILPGQEETENFETFFETTHAIDLAKLCSSYDISHEAVENEKNLEKALINFYKSSKIPKLLEIKTPRFINNKILLSYFDFIS
- a CDS encoding DUF2853 family protein; its protein translation is MSKRDELIVKYAADIKDKFGEAPDMDLLTKVAIGLGPAIYNADASKVSGGDQKEKDTVKNNFLIKKLGMTENADMMPAIESVLEKYGSSNRNKHRAVVYYMLAKHFKKQAVYNK
- a CDS encoding S1 RNA-binding domain-containing protein, with the translated sequence MIELGNYNTLEILRDTSVGLFLGDEEGNDVLLPNKYVPEIYEIGDKLTVFCYLDFDERPVVTSLTPYIFRDTFRLLKVVEVNNIGAFLDWGLEKHLLVPFREQRERMQEGQWYVIYCYLDEKSFRLVGSNKIDKFLDNEELTVEVNEEVDLVVTRQNDLGWDVIINDKHKGLVYTDQVFKKIAVGDTLKGYIKHIRPDHKIDVNLKPIGYESIEPAANVIYNRLEKEGGFLNLHDKSSPDEISAKLQMSKKVFKKSIGTLYKDRKIAIKPDGIYLL